The following are encoded together in the Lactuca sativa cultivar Salinas chromosome 1, Lsat_Salinas_v11, whole genome shotgun sequence genome:
- the LOC111915195 gene encoding protein IQ-DOMAIN 2 — translation MGKKGSWLSSIKKALSPNTKEKKNQKSKKKALRDETPSVPNVGPASVSRHPPKPEVNPIEVADEQPKVLAAQPSRLTELTRDSGKSMDEIATIRIQTAFRGYLARRAFRALRGLVRLKTLVDGPTANRQIANTLKSMQNLSRVQCQINSRRIRMSEENQTLQRQLLQKQAKELESLQMGEDWNDSLQSKEQIEAKLLSKYEATMRRERAMAYSFSHQQPWKKSSRTTNLLFMDPTNPQWGWSWLERYMAGRAWDPRGEKDHSSVKNGINMTGVEIAKSYARRQLITIPSTPKSRSVPVASRKSKRGPGPRAFGSGLDEDSRSVGTVKSEMNRRHSIAGSSVRDDESIDSSVSVPSYMAQTKSAKARTRGQSLLGPISPEKELGPKKRLSFAEPTGRQRRHSGPPRMQNSTSMVI, via the exons ATGGGGAAGAAAGGAAGCTGGTTATCTTCCATTAAAAAGGCTCTAAGTCCTAACACGAAGGAAAAGAAAAACCAG AAATCAAAGAAGAAAGCGCTTAGGGACGAAACACCTTCAGTACCTAATGTAGGACCCGCCAGTGTATCTCGTCATCCTCCGAAACCAGAAGTAAACCCGATTGAAGTGGCGGATGAGCAACCAAAAGTACTGGCAGCTCAGCCTTCTCGACTCACTGAGTTGACTCGGGATTCAGGAAAATCAATGGATGAAATAGCAACTATCAGGATTCAAACAGCTTTTCGAGGGTACTTG GCGAGGAGAGCGTTTAGGGCCCTGAGAGGACTCGTTAGATTGAAAACATTAGTTGATGGGCCAACTGCCAATCGACAAATTGCTAACACGCTCAAATCTATGCAAAATCTATCTCGTGTGCAGTGTCAAATAAATTCTAGGAGGATCAGAATGTCCGAAGAGAATCAAACTCTCCAGAGACAACTCCTACAAAAACAAGCAAAAGAACTCGAAAGTTTACAG ATGGGAGAAGATTGGAATGATAGCTTGCAGTCGAAGGAACAAATTGAAGCAAAATTGTTAAGCAAGTATGAAGCAACTATGAGACGGGAACGGGCCATGGCTTATTCCTTTTCTCATCAG CAACCATGGAAGAAGTCATCAAGAACAACAAACTTGCTCTTCATGGACCCCACAAATCCCCAATGGGGTTGGAGTTGGTTAGAGCGATACATGGCGGGCAGGGCCTGGGACCCACGGGGCGAGAAAGATCATTCGTCTGTTAAAAACGGTATCAACATGACCGGGGTTGAAATCGCAAAATCTTATGCTCGTCGCCAGCTCATCACCATTCCTTCAACTCCAAAGTCAAGAAGCGTTCCAGTTGCATCACGGAAATCGAAGCGTGGGCCTGGCCCGCGGGCCTTCGGGTCGGGCCTGGATGAGGACTCGAGAAGTGTTGGAACTGTAAAATCTGAGATGAATAGAAGGCATAGCATCGCGGGGTCTTCTGTGAGAGATGATGAAAGCATTGATAGCTCTGTATCTGTTCCTAGTTACATGGCACAAACGAAATCAGCAAAGGCGCGAACGAGGGGACAAAGCTTGTTGGGCCCGATTAGCCCGGAAAAGGAGTTGGGCCCAAAGAAGCGGCTTTCATTTGCCGAACCCACGGGTAGGCAGAGGCGCCATTCAGGCCCACCAAGGATGCAAAACAGCACTTCCATGGTCATTTGA
- the LOC111915194 gene encoding 40S ribosomal protein S23 codes for MGKTHGMGAGRKLKSHRRRQRWADKSYKKSHLGNEWKKPFAGSSHAKGIVLEKIGIEAKQPNSAIRKCARVQLIKNGKKIAAFVPNDGCLNYIEENDEVLIAGFGRKGHAVGDIPGVRFKVVKVSGVSLLALFKEKKEKPRS; via the exons ATGGG TAAAACACATGGAATGGGAGCTGGACGCAAGCTAAAGTCCCATCGCAGGCGACAAAGATGGGCAGACAAGTCATACAAGAAATCTCATCTTGGAAATGAATGGAAGAAGCCATTTGCTGGTTCTTCTCATGCGAAAGGCATTGTTCTTGAAAAGAT TGGTATTGAGGCTAAGCAGCCTAACTCTGCTATCAGAAAGTGTGCTAGAGTTCAACTCATCAAGAATGGAAAGAAGATTGCTGCTTTTGTTCCCAACGATGGTTGCTTGAACTACATTGAAGAGAAT GATGAAGTCTTGATTGCTGGATTTGGGAGAAAGGGGCATGCTGTGGGAGATATTCCTGGAGTTAGGTTTAAGGTTGTGAAGGTTTCTGGTGTATCTCTTTTGGCTCTTTtcaaggagaagaaggagaagccAAGATCTTAA